The following are from one region of the Ruegeria sp. THAF33 genome:
- a CDS encoding Crp/Fnr family transcriptional regulator — MFRQGDPTNGIFFIKSGNVCLTRVTESGNAVTIHNAQPGDMFAEASIYSDHYHCDAICSCSSEVVRVSKRAILLRLEDDSAFSEGITKRLAMQVQDYRQLLTLHAVKSANERVLLAVALGKLTGSVTQFASQIGLTKEACYRALKDLSEQGLLVKTGRGSYAPTPRGNDSHP; from the coding sequence GTGTTCCGGCAAGGCGACCCGACGAATGGTATTTTCTTCATCAAATCGGGCAACGTCTGCCTTACCCGAGTTACGGAATCTGGAAACGCTGTCACCATCCATAACGCCCAGCCTGGCGACATGTTTGCCGAAGCATCCATCTATTCGGATCACTACCACTGCGATGCGATTTGTTCCTGTTCATCCGAAGTTGTTCGGGTGTCGAAACGGGCCATTTTGTTGCGCCTAGAGGACGACAGCGCATTTTCGGAGGGGATAACCAAACGACTAGCAATGCAGGTGCAGGACTACCGCCAACTTTTGACGCTACATGCGGTGAAATCTGCAAATGAGCGAGTTTTGCTGGCAGTAGCGTTAGGCAAGCTAACCGGATCGGTCACACAGTTCGCCAGCCAGATCGGACTAACAAAGGAAGCCTGCTATCGGGCACTCAAAGACCTATCCGAACAGGGATTGCTCGTCAAAACTGGACGCGGGAGTTACGCACCCACGCCACGCGGTAACGATAGCCATCCTTAG
- a CDS encoding IS110 family transposase — MQVTTVGIDLAKHVFQVHGITADGTVVFNRAIRRAQLVAFFDELEPCLVGMEACGSSHHWARELSKLGHDVRLIPANYVKPYVKRGKSDAVDAEAVCEAVTRPTMRFVAPKSEAQQAVLFLHRARDLIVRQRTQLSNMLRSLLVEFGIIIAQGTGSAVKYAKSLLDGDKPDLPEIAMDVLKQLSHQLVAMHLRLRWYEVRMRLHSKLDKRVMLLRTIPGIGPVTASAIVATVGDAKQFKNGRQFAARLGLTPLNRSSGGKERLGRITKMGDRYIRRLLVTGMTARLRQMKVNPDRVDPWAIDLLARKPPRLATIAMANKTARIVWAVLTKSEYYRPHPI; from the coding sequence ATGCAAGTTACAACAGTCGGCATCGATCTGGCCAAACATGTTTTTCAAGTCCATGGGATTACTGCGGATGGCACCGTCGTTTTCAATCGAGCGATCCGGCGCGCCCAACTTGTCGCCTTCTTTGATGAACTCGAGCCATGTTTGGTGGGGATGGAAGCATGCGGGTCCAGTCATCATTGGGCACGAGAACTCTCAAAGCTGGGCCATGATGTTCGGCTGATCCCGGCCAACTACGTGAAGCCTTATGTGAAACGCGGCAAATCTGACGCGGTTGATGCTGAGGCGGTTTGCGAGGCAGTGACGCGCCCAACAATGCGGTTTGTAGCGCCGAAATCGGAAGCGCAGCAAGCGGTCCTATTTCTCCATCGTGCTCGCGATCTGATAGTCCGCCAACGGACACAGCTCAGCAATATGTTACGCAGCCTGCTGGTCGAGTTTGGCATTATCATAGCGCAGGGTACAGGAAGTGCCGTGAAGTATGCCAAGAGCCTTCTGGATGGTGACAAACCAGACCTGCCTGAAATTGCGATGGATGTTCTCAAGCAGCTGAGTCATCAACTCGTTGCCATGCATCTCCGCCTCCGTTGGTACGAGGTGCGCATGCGCCTGCATTCGAAACTGGACAAGCGCGTGATGTTGCTGCGCACGATCCCAGGAATTGGACCCGTGACAGCATCGGCAATTGTTGCAACCGTCGGTGACGCGAAGCAGTTCAAGAACGGCAGACAGTTTGCAGCCAGGCTTGGCCTGACGCCGCTCAACCGATCCAGTGGTGGTAAGGAACGATTGGGGCGGATCACGAAGATGGGCGACCGATATATCCGGCGCCTCTTGGTGACCGGTATGACGGCGCGATTGCGGCAAATGAAGGTGAACCCCGACCGTGTCGATCCATGGGCCATAGACCTGCTCGCCCGCAAGCCTCCCCGTTTGGCGACAATCGCCATGGCCAATAAGACAGCGCGGATCGTCTGGGCTGTGCTGACCAAGAGCGAATACTACCGTCCCCACCCGATCTAA
- a CDS encoding DUF6691 family protein: MKLVFALFTGLIFGVGIAMSGMMDPAKVLNFFDIAGTWDPSLAFVMGGALLVTFFGYRLAWRQTTPLFGGRFQIPSATAVDKRLVGGSALFGIGWGIAGFCPGAAIPALGTGRWEVALFLVAVLAGFVLRRLLFPRPVRSAA; encoded by the coding sequence ATGAAACTTGTCTTTGCTTTGTTTACTGGCCTGATCTTTGGTGTTGGTATCGCTATGTCGGGCATGATGGATCCGGCCAAAGTTTTGAATTTCTTCGATATTGCCGGGACGTGGGATCCTAGCCTCGCCTTTGTTATGGGCGGTGCGCTCCTGGTCACTTTCTTCGGCTACAGACTTGCCTGGCGGCAAACAACGCCGCTCTTTGGCGGTCGTTTTCAGATCCCAAGCGCGACGGCCGTAGACAAGCGACTGGTTGGTGGTTCGGCTCTCTTCGGCATCGGTTGGGGAATTGCAGGCTTCTGCCCCGGCGCTGCTATACCTGCACTTGGCACCGGGCGTTGGGAAGTCGCTCTCTTTCTGGTTGCAGTTCTTGCCGGGTTTGTACTGCGCAGGCTCCTTTTCCCGCGTCCTGTTCGGTCGGCGGCGTAG
- a CDS encoding TIGR01244 family sulfur transferase: MEITQISDNFSTCGQLETDDLAEVKTLGFRSLICVRPDGEEKGQPTFGKIQECAKAQGLQARYVPVKPSGATESNHIAFSKALAELPEPALGYCRSGQRAATLWHARRRTAA; this comes from the coding sequence ATGGAAATCACCCAAATTTCCGACAACTTCAGTACTTGCGGTCAATTGGAGACCGATGACTTGGCGGAAGTCAAAACGCTCGGATTTCGCTCTCTAATCTGTGTGCGCCCTGACGGCGAAGAAAAGGGGCAGCCTACCTTTGGCAAGATCCAAGAATGCGCCAAGGCGCAAGGTCTTCAAGCTCGCTATGTGCCGGTCAAACCCTCCGGCGCAACAGAATCGAACCACATTGCTTTTTCTAAGGCGTTGGCAGAGCTACCCGAGCCTGCCCTTGGCTACTGCCGAAGCGGTCAGCGCGCTGCAACGTTGTGGCACGCACGACGACGTACCGCGGCGTAG
- a CDS encoding YeeE/YedE family protein yields METAFTPIASFGGGLAIGLGSVLLMLGLGRIMGATGILSGLAFPENREEFAWRTALVAGMMLAPGLIYAATGAMPELTVPVSPTMIVIGGVIVGLGASLGSGCTSGHGVCGLSRLSVRSLVAVPTFMVTAAVTVFLIRHVFGV; encoded by the coding sequence ATGGAAACCGCGTTTACGCCGATCGCCTCATTTGGAGGCGGGCTCGCAATTGGACTTGGATCCGTGCTTTTGATGCTCGGACTGGGACGCATCATGGGTGCGACGGGCATTTTGTCCGGTTTGGCATTCCCAGAAAACCGCGAGGAATTCGCCTGGCGAACAGCCTTGGTTGCGGGAATGATGCTCGCACCGGGTCTGATCTATGCTGCGACCGGTGCAATGCCTGAACTCACGGTACCTGTCAGTCCGACTATGATCGTGATCGGCGGTGTGATCGTCGGCCTGGGCGCCAGTCTCGGGTCTGGCTGCACTTCAGGGCATGGTGTTTGTGGACTATCTCGGCTGTCTGTTCGCTCTTTGGTGGCAGTGCCGACCTTCATGGTCACAGCTGCAGTCACAGTCTTCCTGATCCGTCATGTCTTTGGAGTGTAA
- a CDS encoding MBL fold metallo-hydrolase: MTYPVNMNIKPDVQAFFDEATNTISYIVKDPTSNSCAIVDSVMDIDYAAGRITYDHADELVHQIVSQDLNLEWIIETHVHADHLSAAPYIQEKLGGKIGIGSKIMIVQDTFGRVFNEGTEFQRDGSQFDQLFEDGDTYMVGNMQVFTMYTPGHTPACMVHVAGDAAFVGDTLFMPDGGSARADFPGGDAATLYDSIQKVLSLPDETRLFMCHDYGPNGREIAWETTVGDEKAHNIHVGGGKSKEEFVKFRKERDAQLAMPKLIIPSLQVNMRAGEVPTDVDGNPMLKVPVNKL, encoded by the coding sequence ATGACGTATCCCGTAAACATGAACATCAAGCCGGACGTTCAGGCCTTCTTCGATGAGGCGACGAACACCATCAGCTATATTGTGAAGGATCCAACCTCGAACTCATGTGCCATTGTCGATAGCGTAATGGACATTGACTACGCGGCGGGGCGCATCACTTACGATCACGCAGACGAGCTCGTCCACCAGATCGTAAGCCAAGATCTGAATTTGGAATGGATCATTGAGACCCATGTTCACGCCGATCATTTAAGTGCAGCGCCGTATATCCAAGAAAAGCTTGGGGGAAAGATCGGCATTGGTTCAAAAATCATGATCGTGCAGGACACGTTTGGGAGGGTCTTCAATGAAGGTACCGAGTTCCAGCGTGATGGCAGCCAGTTCGATCAGCTTTTCGAAGACGGCGATACGTACATGGTTGGCAATATGCAGGTGTTCACAATGTACACTCCCGGACATACGCCGGCTTGCATGGTACATGTTGCAGGGGATGCGGCTTTTGTGGGCGATACTTTGTTCATGCCGGATGGGGGATCAGCGCGCGCAGATTTTCCTGGCGGCGATGCAGCAACGCTTTACGATAGCATTCAAAAAGTCCTGAGCTTGCCGGACGAAACACGACTTTTCATGTGTCATGACTACGGACCAAACGGGCGAGAAATCGCCTGGGAAACAACTGTCGGTGATGAGAAAGCCCACAATATCCACGTTGGTGGTGGCAAATCAAAAGAAGAGTTCGTCAAGTTCCGCAAAGAACGAGATGCTCAGCTGGCAATGCCGAAGCTGATCATCCCATCACTTCAGGTAAATATGCGTGCGGGTGAGGTGCCTACGGACGTGGACGGCAACCCCATGCTCAAGGTTCCGGTCAACAAACTCTGA
- a CDS encoding Crp/Fnr family transcriptional regulator → MKTTVGDWTESFLGTRNLPRRVRDKLLLEARVVSYKQGQQIFGPDNIPDSLMFLHAGRIRVSQSSDAGREIVLYRVEAGESCVLTTACMLSEEAYNAEGIAETDVTAITLPKTSFDRLAAEEDSFRGFVFSAYSRRLIDLLRVVDDVAFGRMDVRLAERLLALGEGHSEIQATHQALANELGTAREVVSRILNDFQKRGLIRQTRGRITLQNKPQLERLADSA, encoded by the coding sequence TTGAAGACAACTGTCGGAGATTGGACCGAAAGCTTTCTTGGCACGAGGAACCTACCTCGGCGGGTCAGGGATAAGCTTCTACTTGAAGCACGCGTGGTTTCATACAAGCAGGGCCAGCAAATTTTTGGACCCGACAATATCCCGGACAGTCTGATGTTTTTGCATGCCGGCCGCATACGCGTTTCCCAAAGCTCTGATGCCGGGCGAGAAATCGTGCTGTATCGCGTTGAGGCTGGAGAGAGCTGCGTGCTGACCACCGCCTGCATGCTGTCCGAGGAAGCTTATAATGCTGAGGGAATTGCCGAGACCGACGTTACGGCTATCACATTACCTAAAACTTCATTTGATCGGCTGGCTGCTGAAGAAGACAGTTTTCGCGGTTTCGTTTTCTCGGCCTATTCTCGACGGTTGATTGATCTTCTGCGCGTGGTCGACGATGTCGCCTTTGGCAGAATGGACGTTCGACTGGCAGAGCGCCTTTTGGCGCTGGGAGAAGGTCACTCCGAAATCCAGGCGACGCATCAGGCTTTGGCAAACGAGTTAGGGACAGCGCGTGAGGTCGTTTCACGCATACTGAACGATTTTCAAAAGCGCGGACTTATCCGTCAGACGAGAGGGCGGATCACCCTCCAAAACAAACCTCAATTGGAGCGTTTGGCGGACAGCGCATGA